A section of the Clostridium sp. TW13 genome encodes:
- a CDS encoding DMT family transporter: MQWIYLFLAIGFEITATTLMKVSNGFSKILPTIGTGLGYIICFTCLSMALKKIDISVAYAIWSAAGIVIISTIGVLFFKENISFLKVVSILLIVLGVIGLNLSGATH; the protein is encoded by the coding sequence ATGCAGTGGATTTATTTGTTTCTTGCGATTGGATTTGAAATTACAGCAACAACTTTAATGAAAGTATCTAATGGTTTTTCTAAGATATTACCGACTATAGGGACAGGCTTGGGATATATAATATGTTTTACTTGTTTATCTATGGCTTTAAAAAAGATAGATATAAGTGTTGCATATGCTATATGGTCTGCAGCTGGAATAGTTATAATATCAACAATTGGAGTATTGTTTTTTAAAGAAAATATAAGTTTTTTAAAAGTAGTATCTATACTTCTTATTGTATTGGGTGTTATTGGATTGAATTTGAGTGGAGCAACTCATTGA
- a CDS encoding endo alpha-1,4 polygalactosaminidase, protein MSKIAFKLLLICILIGNFSLSVSAATINPLDKVSSYNIYYGYVNKTVLQNMKKYQLMVVEPKGISQSNIMELKKNNTKLYAYISIAEIPSWDKSVNIPQNDYLKVYGKIVKNYGNIVGDIRNTSYQNILLSQIKNLMNRGFDGVFFDTLDDYESLDLVKTNSNVASLERAAVQFVANAKVKYPNLNIIQNRGFNILSLGSQKYVKGILYEDYDYASNDSNSKRTLNQLKNAKQSYGVNCFVQYAKNSTQNKSTAIKNHWKYLYRNTNYNIWN, encoded by the coding sequence ATGAGTAAAATAGCATTTAAATTATTATTAATTTGTATTCTAATAGGAAATTTTTCTTTATCAGTATCGGCAGCAACAATAAATCCATTAGATAAAGTTTCTTCATATAATATTTATTATGGATATGTTAATAAGACGGTACTGCAAAATATGAAAAAGTATCAATTAATGGTTGTTGAACCTAAAGGGATTTCTCAATCAAACATAATGGAGTTGAAAAAGAATAATACCAAATTATATGCATATATTTCAATAGCAGAAATACCTAGTTGGGATAAGAGTGTTAATATTCCTCAAAATGATTATCTGAAAGTTTACGGAAAGATAGTGAAAAACTATGGTAATATTGTTGGGGATATAAGAAATACGAGTTATCAAAATATATTACTTTCGCAGATTAAAAACTTGATGAATAGAGGATTTGATGGGGTGTTTTTTGATACATTAGATGATTATGAAAGTTTAGATCTTGTAAAAACAAATTCTAATGTAGCTTCACTAGAACGTGCAGCAGTACAGTTTGTAGCAAATGCAAAAGTTAAATACCCTAATCTTAATATAATACAAAATAGAGGATTTAATATTCTTTCTTTAGGTTCGCAGAAATATGTAAAAGGAATACTTTATGAGGATTATGATTACGCTAGCAACGATTCTAATTCAAAAAGAACATTAAATCAATTAAAAAATGCCAAACAAAGCTATGGAGTAAACTGCTTTGTGCAATATGCGAAGAATTCAACTCAAAATAAATCCACTGCAATAAAAAATCATTGGAAGTATCTCTACAGAAATACAAACTATAATATATGGAATTAA